The sequence AGGAACTGGTCGCCTGCTTCATGCCCATACCGATCGTTAATCAATTTAAAATCGTCCAGGTCGATAAACGCAATGATGGCGTTACGTTTCAGGTGTCGAGCCAGGGAAAACAGAGTAGTCAGATCCTCAAAGATGGCGCGACGGTTGGGCAGGCCGGTAAGGGCATCGGTATAAGAGTGTGCGATGAGCGCCGCGTTGGCTTCCCGAAGCTGGTTCACCAGAGATTCTTTCTGAATGTACTGACCAATCAACCCGGCGAATAATTTTAACATCTGTTCACCGCGCTCGCTGAGCGGCTTTTTAGCCGTGCTTGTGGCGCAAAGCGTACCGTAAAGCGAGCCATCGGCGAGATGAACCGGAATGCTCATGTAAGTGGTAATACCGAGAGCTTTCGCCGCTTCGCACTCCGGCCAGCGCTCGGGGACATCGTTACTGAAGATGGTGTCGCTATCCAGCGCGCGCTTACACAGCGTCTCATCCCAGGGCACGCTCAGCCCCTCCGGGATCGTCATCTGCTTACTGTTTCGGGCATAAAGGATATGCTGCAGCCGCGCCTGGATATCCACCTTCGTCAGGTAAGTCGACTCCATATCGGTGACGATTTCCAGCATCTCCAGCAGCTGACGAACGAGACTTTCAAGGGATTGCTCAGTAACGAGGGTTTCTGAAACACGGGCAAGGATAATATCCGACATGACGTAGAAAGACTCCCAGGCAGAAGACGTCTGCATCTGCATGTTATGCTGAATTCTTAGGCTTCAGGCATAGTAAAACATGAATGCGGAAAATTTTATATATGGAGAAAGCGGCGCTGAGCCGTTACCCTTAGGCAAAGATGATGTCAAAAGGATCGATGCGATGAGATTTCTGCTTCTGGCGCTGACGCTTCCCCTGGCCGCCTGTACCGCAAAAACAACCCCACCCGATGCGCCCAAACCGCCTCAGGCCGTAGGTATGGCGAACCCGGCTTCCGTTTACTGTCTGGAAAAGGGCGGGGAACAGATCCCGATTCAAAGCCCGCAGGGTGTTCGTACCGAGTGCAAGCTGCCGGGTGGTGAAGTGATCGACGAATGGACGCTCTATCGTCGCGATCATCCGCAACCCACCAGGTGACAGAAGGGCTGGAGCTGCGATACACTTCTCTTTAGGATTATTCTTAGCTAGTATCTGGCTACTGTTACCGCGAGAGAAGTATGTTTCAGCTTAAACCGGGCAGCATGGCGATGATCATCGGTGCCCGCACGGCGTCTGGCCGTCGCAATATTGGTAAATCTGTTGAGTTGTTTGGTCTTTGCCAGCCTGGCCTGCGTTTTGTAAACCCGGTTAACGGCGTGATGACGCAATTACCCGCAAGTGCGGACCGCGCGCTTTGGCTGGTCACCGGAGACGTCTACGCCTTTGACAATCAGCACGGCTTTGCGTTTGTTCGCGCCGAACATCTGATGCCGCTCACCCCTGATCAAGCCCCGCAAATGCGGGATGAGCTGACAATCAGCTGATCACAAATGGCGTAGCCAGTCGGCTAAAACCAGGGCGTGATTCTGTTCCGTGTTTTTCGCGCCATAGAGGAGGGTGAGAGTCTGCTTGTGTGCCAGCGCCGCAAGACGCCTTCCCTCGCCCTTATGCTGCGCCAGTTCTTCCTGATAGGCTTTACTGAAAGTCGCAAAATCAATAGCTTCGCTATGATACTCCTGACGTAATGCGTTCGATGGCGTGAGTGTTTTACACCATTCGTCATGGGCGAGGTCCGTTTTTTTAACCCCGCGCGGCCAGAGTCTGTCCACCAGCACCCGATAGCCATCGTCCGGGCTTGCCTGCTCATAGACGCGTTTGCACTGAATCATAATTCCACCCTCCCAATTTAAGGTATTGTGATAATTGCAGAAGATCGGTAGTCTGAGGTTCCTTATGTTATCTGATAATACTCTGGCATAAGGAACCTTTCATGGAACACCTCCCGGTTAAAACGACGCTCCGCATTGCGCTGGTTGGCGATTACAATCCTGATGTTATTGCACACAAGGCGATCCCGTTGGCCATTGACGATGCTGCGGCCGTTCTTGACCTCACCGCCGATTACGACTGGCTTGCTACCCCGGAATTAACCAGTTCTGAGGATCTGGTGGGCTACGATGCCATCTGGCTGGTTCCTGCGAGCCCCTATAAAAACACAGAGGCCGCCTTTATCGCCGCACGCTACGCCCGTGAAAACAGTATTCCGTTCCTGGGGACTTGCGGTGGGTTCCAGCATGCGCTGATTGAGTATGCCCGTAACGTGCTGGGCTGGCACGATGCGGCACATGCTGAGACGGATACCGAAGGCACTATGGTGATCGCGCCGCTGACCTGCTCGCTGGTGGAAATATCCGATGCCATTGAACTGCGCAGCAATACGCTGATCGCCAAAGCCTACGGCAAACCCGAAATTGAAGAGGGATATCACTGCAACTATGGTGTGTCGCCGGAATTTGCTCAGGCGCTGGAGAGCGGTGATATGCGCGTGACGGGCTGGGACGAACAGGGGGAAATCCGTGCGGCGGAGCTGATAACCCACCCGTTCTTTGTGATCACTTTGTTCCAGCACGAGCGTGCTGCGCTGGAAGGACGTCCGGTGGTTCTCGTACAGGCAATACTTCGCGCGGCGCGGGGCTAAAACAGGGCAGACCCGATGGTCTGCCTTCGTGTTTAGCGGGGCGCGATTTCCCGGTCGCGCCCGGCAAGTATCCCGCAGACGGCCATGACAATCGCGGCCAGCGCGCAGGCGAGAAGGGGGATGCGCCAGTCTCCTACCGAATCGTGGATTTTACCCATCAGCGGCGGTCCGCAGGCAGCGAGCAGGTAGCCGATAGACTGTGCCATACCGGACAATGCTGCCGCCTGATGCGCAGAGCTCGCGCGCAGACCGATGAACGTCAGGCCGAGGATCATCGTTGCCCCGGAGCCAAAGCCAAACACCAGCGTCCACATCACCGCCATATCCGGCATAAACCACAATCCCGCTGCGCTTACCGCGCACATCAACGCCACTGCACCGGCGATCGTCCGCTGATCTTTCAGCCGATGGAGGATCAGCGGAACGGCAAGTCCCGGCACGGCTGTCGCCAGCTGTAAAAGACCATGCACCGAACCAGCCTGCGCCTCGCTGTAGCCGTGGCTAAGCAGTATCGCCGGCAGCCAGCCGATGATGACGTAATAGATAAGGGAGTTAATCCCCAGAAAGAGCGTCACCTGCCAGGCGAGAGCAGAACGCCAGATTGCGCGGTTATGTAACGCGCCTGCGCCTGTTACCGTCGCAACATGTTTCTGACGCCACTGCGGCAGCCAGAGCAGCAAGGCGAGCAGCGGAAACACCATCAGCATCAGCAGCGCGCCCTGCCAGCCCGCATGACCCTGGGCCAGCGGCACGATTAGCGCCGAGCCTAACGCGGCGGCTGCCCCCATCGTCAGGGAATAGGCACCCGTGAGTTTCGCCACCTGGCCCGGAAAGTCACGTTTAATTAAACCCGGTAACAGCACGTTCCCAAGCGCGATCCCGCAGCCAATCACTGCCGTGCCGATGAAAAGCAGGGCAGCGGAAGGCAGGGAGCGAATGGCTATCCCGGCGCAAATCAGCAACAGGGCGATAAACAGGCTACGCTCCATGCCAATACGTCGGGCCAGACCTGCGGCGAGCGGGGAGATCAGGGCAAAAGCCAACAGGGGCAGGGTGGTCAGCAGACCGGTTTGCGCCGTGCTTAAGCCATAATCAAGGCGAAGGGTATCCAGCAGCGGGGCTGCGCCGGTAAAGGTGACGCGAAGCGTGGTGGCGATCATCAGGATGCCTGCAATCAACAGCGCGCCGTGTTTTCCTGAGGTGCGAATAGCAGTAGTCATTATGTTCTCATACGTTCAAGCGAGCGCACACAATACCGATTTTCCCGTCGGTTGAAATCAGGCTAAAATGACAGTTTATCGCTAAAATCGGACAACATGATGATTGGACTGGGACTGGACGGCTACGATCCTGATAGCCAGCATGATGCGGCCGTCGCCTTTCGCATCCGTGTGGTGGCGGAGGAACAATATATACCCCTGCATCATCACCGCAAGGGACAGCTGATTCTGGCGCTTGGCGGCGCGATTACCTGTGAAGTGGAAAATGCCATGTTGATGGTACCGCCCCAGTACGCGGTCTGGATCCCCGGGCAGATGCCGCACAGTAACAGGGCCACGCCGGGGGCGCAGCTCTGCTTTTTGTTCATTGAGCCCGGCGCCGCCAGTCTGCCCGACCGCTGTTGTACGCTGAAAATGTCCCCTCTGGTGCGGGAGCTCATTTTATCTCTGGCAGAAAAATCGCAGGCACAGCTTCAGCTTGCGGCCACATCCCGACTGGTCGATGTCCTGTTTGATGAACTGCCGCTCCAGCGTCAGGAGCATTTACAGTTACCCGTCTCGCCCCATCCAAAAATCCGGCTGATGAGCGAGAAGATGGCTGAAGAGCCCGCGGCCTGGCAGACGCTGGCACAATGGGCAAGCCACTTCGCCATGAGCGAACGCAACCTGGCGCGACTGGTGGTAAAAGAGACCGGTTTAAGCTTTCGTCGCTGGCGTCACCAGCTGCAGCTTATTGTGGCGTTACAGCATTTGATCGGCGGGAAATCGGTACAGCAGGTGGCGCAGTCACTGGGTTATGACTCGACCACCGCGTTTATTACCATGTTTAAGAAGGGGCTGGGTCAAACGCCAGCGCGTTACATGGCCAGCCTGACTACGACTTC comes from Enterobacter kobei and encodes:
- a CDS encoding CTP synthase, whose product is MEHLPVKTTLRIALVGDYNPDVIAHKAIPLAIDDAAAVLDLTADYDWLATPELTSSEDLVGYDAIWLVPASPYKNTEAAFIAARYARENSIPFLGTCGGFQHALIEYARNVLGWHDAAHAETDTEGTMVIAPLTCSLVEISDAIELRSNTLIAKAYGKPEIEEGYHCNYGVSPEFAQALESGDMRVTGWDEQGEIRAAELITHPFFVITLFQHERAALEGRPVVLVQAILRAARG
- a CDS encoding DUF333 domain-containing protein, whose amino-acid sequence is MRFLLLALTLPLAACTAKTTPPDAPKPPQAVGMANPASVYCLEKGGEQIPIQSPQGVRTECKLPGGEVIDEWTLYRRDHPQPTR
- a CDS encoding sensor domain-containing diguanylate cyclase, which produces MSDIILARVSETLVTEQSLESLVRQLLEMLEIVTDMESTYLTKVDIQARLQHILYARNSKQMTIPEGLSVPWDETLCKRALDSDTIFSNDVPERWPECEAAKALGITTYMSIPVHLADGSLYGTLCATSTAKKPLSERGEQMLKLFAGLIGQYIQKESLVNQLREANAALIAHSYTDALTGLPNRRAIFEDLTTLFSLARHLKRNAIIAFIDLDDFKLINDRYGHEAGDQFLIEVGKRLTAEKQQDDIIGRLGGDEFLVASLSHVDNEEHMNQLKARFNARIAGEYWLGNINLIYPGASLGVIEVDPDVTDPDSALRAADVAMYQDKKGKSKTRFLAMD
- a CDS encoding periplasmic protein → MFQLKPGSMAMIIGARTASGRRNIGKSVELFGLCQPGLRFVNPVNGVMTQLPASADRALWLVTGDVYAFDNQHGFAFVRAEHLMPLTPDQAPQMRDELTIS
- a CDS encoding CynX/NimT family MFS transporter; the protein is MTTAIRTSGKHGALLIAGILMIATTLRVTFTGAAPLLDTLRLDYGLSTAQTGLLTTLPLLAFALISPLAAGLARRIGMERSLFIALLLICAGIAIRSLPSAALLFIGTAVIGCGIALGNVLLPGLIKRDFPGQVAKLTGAYSLTMGAAAALGSALIVPLAQGHAGWQGALLMLMVFPLLALLLWLPQWRQKHVATVTGAGALHNRAIWRSALAWQVTLFLGINSLIYYVIIGWLPAILLSHGYSEAQAGSVHGLLQLATAVPGLAVPLILHRLKDQRTIAGAVALMCAVSAAGLWFMPDMAVMWTLVFGFGSGATMILGLTFIGLRASSAHQAAALSGMAQSIGYLLAACGPPLMGKIHDSVGDWRIPLLACALAAIVMAVCGILAGRDREIAPR
- a CDS encoding AraC family transcriptional regulator, with translation MIGLGLDGYDPDSQHDAAVAFRIRVVAEEQYIPLHHHRKGQLILALGGAITCEVENAMLMVPPQYAVWIPGQMPHSNRATPGAQLCFLFIEPGAASLPDRCCTLKMSPLVRELILSLAEKSQAQLQLAATSRLVDVLFDELPLQRQEHLQLPVSPHPKIRLMSEKMAEEPAAWQTLAQWASHFAMSERNLARLVVKETGLSFRRWRHQLQLIVALQHLIGGKSVQQVAQSLGYDSTTAFITMFKKGLGQTPARYMASLTTTSR
- a CDS encoding DUF488 domain-containing protein; its protein translation is MIQCKRVYEQASPDDGYRVLVDRLWPRGVKKTDLAHDEWCKTLTPSNALRQEYHSEAIDFATFSKAYQEELAQHKGEGRRLAALAHKQTLTLLYGAKNTEQNHALVLADWLRHL